A DNA window from Phaenicophaeus curvirostris isolate KB17595 chromosome 11, BPBGC_Pcur_1.0, whole genome shotgun sequence contains the following coding sequences:
- the LOC138725293 gene encoding laminin subunit beta-2-like, with protein sequence MELDDFWKQLQELEQHLDQLAQADVQHRNRLAGLSHQLGGLNRTTSHLQTLLSTVAAAGFGESYRSILASVEDSRQAEAMANGTARELNAAQATRQATERVLRQQGDAFRRGMAAAGKSLREAKKRVMGLSIAGINEKICGAPGERSCEEAPCGGALCLDGVGKRHCGGTGCMGALPVSARALSSAHNTSQQLEVALGQLGVVAQKMEEVQELARGARSRAEEALGRSQAARSRAEKATAQLRGFIRRIKAFLAEEGADPGSIELVARQVLNISLPSSPSRIQELLREMQESIGQLEGVDAVLNSTAQGLAAARGLLAQGQDARERAEGVRDELVGTQRALEAARAQATALGSALRSARDAIREAESRAKEAERRLQALEGKESRVQRRLQELAQRVTALQERGRDAHRVAQQAKDRAQRATTASGTLSQDLAQVTQRYVLLKGRVSGLAGVSNGALQRVTRLTAEARDLLDKASSSKKKLEELERHLGANERAMAAKASRLQALERRVWGLLEEIRHRANAYATC encoded by the exons ATGGAGCTAGATGACTTCTGGAAACAACTACAAGAGCTGGAGCAACATCTAGATCAGCTGGCCCAGGCAGATGTGCAGCACCGCAACCGCCTAGCGGGGCTGAGCCACCAGCTGGGGGGTCTCAACCGAACCACCTCCCACCTCCAAACCCTCCTCAGCACCGTAGCTGCAGCCGGATTTGGGG AGTCATACCGCAGCATCTTGGCATCAGTGGAGGACTCGCGGCAGGCGGAGGCGATGGCCAACGGCACAGCCAGGGAGCTGAATGCAGCACAGGCGACACGGCAGGCTACTGAGCGGGTGCTGCGGCAGCAGGGCGATGCTTTCCGCCGGGGTATGGCTGCAGCAGGGAAATCCTTGCGGGAGGCAAAGAAACGAGTGATGGGACTCAGCATTGCTGGGATCAATGAGAAG ATTTGTGGGGCGCCTGGGGAGCGGAGCTGCGAGGAAGCACCTTGTGGAGGAGCCTTGTGCCTGGATGGAGTGGGGAAACGGCATTGTGGTGGCACGGGGTGCATGGGGGCACTGCCCGTCTCGGCTCGAGCCCTGAGCAGCGCCCATAACACCTCACAGCAGCTggaggtggcactgggacaGCTGGGTGTGGTGGCACAGAAG ATGGAGGAGGTGCAGGAGCTGGCGCGGGGGGCTCGGAGCCGGGCAGAAGAGGCGCTGGGGCGCTCGCAGGCCGCCCGCAGCCGTGCTGAGAAGGCGACAGCCCAGCTACGGGGCTTCATCCGCCGCATCAAGGCCTTCCTGGCAG AGGAGGGAGCCGACCCAGGCAGCATCGAGCTGGTGGCACGGCAGGTGTTGAACATctccctgcccagcagccccagcaggatCCAAGAGCTGCTGCGAGAGATGCAGGAGAGCATCGGCCAGCTGGAAGGGGTGGACGCGGTGCTGAACAGCACGGCACAGGGGCTGGCCGCAGCACGGGGGCTGCTGGCACAGGGACAGGATGCTAG GGAGCGAGCGGAGGGCGTGAGGGATGAGCTGGTGGGGACGCAGCGGGCGCTGGAGGCGGCACGGGCACAGGCGACGGCCTTGGGGAGTGCCCTGCGGAGTGCCAGGGATGCCATCCGGGAGGCTGAGAGCAGAGCCAAGGAG gcgGAGCGCAGGCTGCAGGCCCTGGAGGGGAAGGAGTCGCGGGTGCAGCGgcggctgcaggagctggcacaGCGTGTCACCGCCCTGCAGGAGCGGGGCCGGGATGCCCACCGCGTGGCCCAGCAAGCCAAGGACAGGGCTCAACGTGCCACCACCGCCTCGGGGACGCTCAGCCAG GACCTGGCACAGGTGACGCAGCGCTACGTGCTGCTGAAGGGCCGGGTCAGCGGGCTGGCAGGGGTGTCCAATGGGGCTCTGCAGCGTGTGACGCGGCTGACGGCAGAAGCCCGGGACCTTCTGGACAAggccagcagcagcaagaagaaGCTGGAAG AACTGGAGCGGCACCTCGGGGCCAACGAGCGGGCGATGGCGGCGAAGGCCTCGCGGCTGCAGGCGCTGGAGCGGCGGGTgtgggggctgctggaggagatccGCCACCGGGCCAACGCCTACGCCACCTGCTAG